In the genome of Euleptes europaea isolate rEulEur1 chromosome 7, rEulEur1.hap1, whole genome shotgun sequence, one region contains:
- the MARK2 gene encoding serine/threonine-protein kinase MARK2 isoform X3: protein MLRGRTSATSADEQPHIGNYRLLKTIGKGNFAKVKLARHVLTGKEVAVKIIDKTQLNSSSLQKLFREVRIMKVLNHPNIVKLFEVIETEKTLYLVMEYASGGEVFDYLVAHGRMKEKEARAKFRQIVSAVQYCHQKFIVHRDLKAENLLLDADMNIKIADFGFSNEFTFGNKLDTFCGSPPYAAPELFQGKKYDGPEVDVWSLGVILYTLVSGSLPFDGQNLKELRERVLRGKYRIPFYMSTDCENLLKKFLILNPSKRGTLEQIMKDRWMNVGHEDDELKPYVEPLPDYKDPRRTELMISMGYTREEIQDSLVSQKYNEVMATYLLLGYKNSELDNDSITLKPRPQPDLTNSTAPSPSHKVQRSVSANPKQRRFSDQVPTIPTSTSYSKKTQAANAENKRPEEERDRKASSTVKVPASPLPGLERKKSTPSPSTNSVLSTSTNRSRNSPNLEHTSLGQNSIQNGKDSTAPQRVPVASPSAHNISSALPERTNFPRGVSSRSTFHAGQLRQVRDQQNLPYGMTPASPSGNSQGRRGASGSIFSKFTSKFVRRNLSFRFARRPHMVGGSGDKERDENREAKPRSLRFTWSMKTTSSMEPNEMMKEIRKVLDANNCQCELQEKYMLLCMHGAPGHEAFVQWEMEVCKLPRLSLNGVRFKRISGTSMAFKNIASKIANELKL, encoded by the exons GTGGCCGTGAAAATCATTGACAAGACGCAGCTGAACTCATCCAGCTTACAGAAG CTCTTCCGGGAAGTGCGAATAATGAAGGTTTTGAATCATCCCAATATAG TTAAATTATTTGAAGTTATAGAGACAGAGAAGACGCTGTACCTCGTCATGGAGTATGCCAGTGGGG GTGAGGTTTTCGACTACTTAGTAGCCCACGGAAGgatgaaagagaaggaagcacgGGCAAAATTCCGACAG ATAGTGTCTGCTGTGCAGTACTGTCACCAAAAATTTATTGTACATAGAGACTTGAAG GCAGAGAATCTGCTCTTAGACGCCGACATGAACATTAAAATTGCAGACTTCGGTTTCAGCAACGAGTTCACGTTCGGCAACAAGCTTGACACGTTCTGCGGGAGCCCCCCGTACGCCGCGCCCGAGCTTTTCCAGGGCAAGAAGTACGATGGGCCCGAGGTAGACGTATGGAGCCTGGGGGTCATCCTCTACACACTGGTTAGCGGCTCGCTGCCCTTCGATGGGCAGAACCTCAAG GAGCTGCGAGAACGGGTCTTGAGGGGGAAGTACCGGATCCCCTTCTACATGTCCACAGACTGCGAAAACTTGCTGAAAAAATTCCTCATCCTTAACCCTAGCAAAAGAGGCACTTTAGAG caaATCATGAAAGACCGCTGGATGAATGTGGGGCACGAGGACGACGAACTGAAGCCTTATGTGGAGCCTCTGCCCGACTACAAGGACCCCAGGCGGACAG AGCTCATGATATCCATGGGATACACCcgcgaggagatccaggactcGCTGGTCAGCCAGAAGTATAACGAAGTCATGGCTACATATCTGCTGCTAGGATACAAAAACTCAGAG CTTGACAACGACAGCATTACCCTGAAGCCGCGGCCCCAGCCCGACCTCACCAACAGCACCGCCCCCTCCCCGTCACACAAGGTACAGCGCAGCGTCTCGGCCAACCCCAAGCAGCGGCGCTTCAGCGACCAGG TACCGACTATCCCGACATCCACTTCATACTCCAAGAAAACACAGGCAGCCAATGCAGAGAACAAGCGGCCCGAAGAAGAGCGGGACCGGAAGGCTAGCAGTACCGTCAAAGTGCCGGCCAGCCCGTTGCCGGGCCTCGAGAGGAAGAAgagcaccccctccccctccaca aacagcgTCCTGTCGACCAGCACGAACCGGAGCCGGAATTCACCGAATCTGGAGCACACCAGCTTGGGCCAAAACTCCATCCAGAACGGCAAAGATAG CACTGCGCCTCAGAGAGTCCCCGTCGCCTCCCCCTCCGCCCACAACATCAGCAGCGCCCTCCCTGAGCGCACCAACTTCCCCCGGGGAGTCTCCAGCCGTAGCACCTTCCACGCAGGGCAGCTCCGGCAGGTCCGGGACCAGCAGAACCTCCCCTACGGCATGACGCCCGCCTCGCCCTCCGGGAACAGCCAAGGCAGGAGGGGTGCCTCGGGAAGCATCTTCAGCAAGTTCACTTCTAAGTTCGTGCGCAG aaatctGTCTTTCAGGTTTGCCAGAAG GCCCCATATGGTCGGCGGCAGCGGGGACAAAGAGCGGGACGAGAACCGGGAGGCCAAGCCGCGCTCGCTGCGCTTCACCTGGAGCATGAAGACGACCAGCTCCATGGAGCCCAACGAGATGATGAAGGAGATCCGGAAAGTGCTGGACGCTAACAACTGCCAGTGCGAGCTGCAGGAGAAGTACATGCTCCTGTGCATGCACGGAGCGCCGGGCCACGAGGCCTTCGTGCAGTGGGAGATGGAGGTGTGCAAGCTCCCACGCCTCTCGCTCAACGGCGTCCGCTTCAAGCGGATATCCGGCACCTCCATGGCCTTCAAGAACATTGCCTCAAAAATCGCCAACGAACTGAAGCTTTAA
- the MARK2 gene encoding serine/threonine-protein kinase MARK2 isoform X4, giving the protein MLRGRTSATSADEQPHIGNYRLLKTIGKGNFAKVKLARHVLTGKEVAVKIIDKTQLNSSSLQKLFREVRIMKVLNHPNIVKLFEVIETEKTLYLVMEYASGGEVFDYLVAHGRMKEKEARAKFRQIVSAVQYCHQKFIVHRDLKAENLLLDADMNIKIADFGFSNEFTFGNKLDTFCGSPPYAAPELFQGKKYDGPEVDVWSLGVILYTLVSGSLPFDGQNLKELRERVLRGKYRIPFYMSTDCENLLKKFLILNPSKRGTLEQIMKDRWMNVGHEDDELKPYVEPLPDYKDPRRTELMISMGYTREEIQDSLVSQKYNEVMATYLLLGYKNSELDNDSITLKPRPQPDLTNSTAPSPSHKVQRSVSANPKQRRFSDQVPTIPTSTSYSKKTQAANAENKRPEEERDRKASSTVKVPASPLPGLERKKSTPSPSTNSVLSTSTNRSRNSPNLEHTSLGQNSIQNGKDSTAPQRVPVASPSAHNISSALPERTNFPRGVSSRSTFHAGQLRQVRDQQNLPYGMTPASPSGNSQGRRGASGSIFSKFTSKFVRRPHMVGGSGDKERDENREAKPRSLRFTWSMKTTSSMEPNEMMKEIRKVLDANNCQCELQEKYMLLCMHGAPGHEAFVQWEMEVCKLPRLSLNGVRFKRISGTSMAFKNIASKIANELKL; this is encoded by the exons GTGGCCGTGAAAATCATTGACAAGACGCAGCTGAACTCATCCAGCTTACAGAAG CTCTTCCGGGAAGTGCGAATAATGAAGGTTTTGAATCATCCCAATATAG TTAAATTATTTGAAGTTATAGAGACAGAGAAGACGCTGTACCTCGTCATGGAGTATGCCAGTGGGG GTGAGGTTTTCGACTACTTAGTAGCCCACGGAAGgatgaaagagaaggaagcacgGGCAAAATTCCGACAG ATAGTGTCTGCTGTGCAGTACTGTCACCAAAAATTTATTGTACATAGAGACTTGAAG GCAGAGAATCTGCTCTTAGACGCCGACATGAACATTAAAATTGCAGACTTCGGTTTCAGCAACGAGTTCACGTTCGGCAACAAGCTTGACACGTTCTGCGGGAGCCCCCCGTACGCCGCGCCCGAGCTTTTCCAGGGCAAGAAGTACGATGGGCCCGAGGTAGACGTATGGAGCCTGGGGGTCATCCTCTACACACTGGTTAGCGGCTCGCTGCCCTTCGATGGGCAGAACCTCAAG GAGCTGCGAGAACGGGTCTTGAGGGGGAAGTACCGGATCCCCTTCTACATGTCCACAGACTGCGAAAACTTGCTGAAAAAATTCCTCATCCTTAACCCTAGCAAAAGAGGCACTTTAGAG caaATCATGAAAGACCGCTGGATGAATGTGGGGCACGAGGACGACGAACTGAAGCCTTATGTGGAGCCTCTGCCCGACTACAAGGACCCCAGGCGGACAG AGCTCATGATATCCATGGGATACACCcgcgaggagatccaggactcGCTGGTCAGCCAGAAGTATAACGAAGTCATGGCTACATATCTGCTGCTAGGATACAAAAACTCAGAG CTTGACAACGACAGCATTACCCTGAAGCCGCGGCCCCAGCCCGACCTCACCAACAGCACCGCCCCCTCCCCGTCACACAAGGTACAGCGCAGCGTCTCGGCCAACCCCAAGCAGCGGCGCTTCAGCGACCAGG TACCGACTATCCCGACATCCACTTCATACTCCAAGAAAACACAGGCAGCCAATGCAGAGAACAAGCGGCCCGAAGAAGAGCGGGACCGGAAGGCTAGCAGTACCGTCAAAGTGCCGGCCAGCCCGTTGCCGGGCCTCGAGAGGAAGAAgagcaccccctccccctccaca aacagcgTCCTGTCGACCAGCACGAACCGGAGCCGGAATTCACCGAATCTGGAGCACACCAGCTTGGGCCAAAACTCCATCCAGAACGGCAAAGATAG CACTGCGCCTCAGAGAGTCCCCGTCGCCTCCCCCTCCGCCCACAACATCAGCAGCGCCCTCCCTGAGCGCACCAACTTCCCCCGGGGAGTCTCCAGCCGTAGCACCTTCCACGCAGGGCAGCTCCGGCAGGTCCGGGACCAGCAGAACCTCCCCTACGGCATGACGCCCGCCTCGCCCTCCGGGAACAGCCAAGGCAGGAGGGGTGCCTCGGGAAGCATCTTCAGCAAGTTCACTTCTAAGTTCGTGCGCAG GCCCCATATGGTCGGCGGCAGCGGGGACAAAGAGCGGGACGAGAACCGGGAGGCCAAGCCGCGCTCGCTGCGCTTCACCTGGAGCATGAAGACGACCAGCTCCATGGAGCCCAACGAGATGATGAAGGAGATCCGGAAAGTGCTGGACGCTAACAACTGCCAGTGCGAGCTGCAGGAGAAGTACATGCTCCTGTGCATGCACGGAGCGCCGGGCCACGAGGCCTTCGTGCAGTGGGAGATGGAGGTGTGCAAGCTCCCACGCCTCTCGCTCAACGGCGTCCGCTTCAAGCGGATATCCGGCACCTCCATGGCCTTCAAGAACATTGCCTCAAAAATCGCCAACGAACTGAAGCTTTAA
- the MARK2 gene encoding serine/threonine-protein kinase MARK2 isoform X1 — translation MLRGRTSATSADEQPHIGNYRLLKTIGKGNFAKVKLARHVLTGKEVAVKIIDKTQLNSSSLQKLFREVRIMKVLNHPNIVKLFEVIETEKTLYLVMEYASGGEVFDYLVAHGRMKEKEARAKFRQIVSAVQYCHQKFIVHRDLKAENLLLDADMNIKIADFGFSNEFTFGNKLDTFCGSPPYAAPELFQGKKYDGPEVDVWSLGVILYTLVSGSLPFDGQNLKELRERVLRGKYRIPFYMSTDCENLLKKFLILNPSKRGTLEQIMKDRWMNVGHEDDELKPYVEPLPDYKDPRRTELMISMGYTREEIQDSLVSQKYNEVMATYLLLGYKNSELDNDSITLKPRPQPDLTNSTAPSPSHKVQRSVSANPKQRRFSDQVPTIPTSTSYSKKTQAANAENKRPEEERDRKASSTVKVPASPLPGLERKKSTPSPSTNSVLSTSTNRSRNSPNLEHTSLGQNSIQNGKDSTAPQRVPVASPSAHNISSALPERTNFPRGVSSRSTFHAGQLRQVRDQQNLPYGMTPASPSGNSQGRRGASGSIFSKFTSKFVRRNLSFRFARRNLHEPESKDRVETLRPHMVGGSGDKERDENREAKPRSLRFTWSMKTTSSMEPNEMMKEIRKVLDANNCQCELQEKYMLLCMHGAPGHEAFVQWEMEVCKLPRLSLNGVRFKRISGTSMAFKNIASKIANELKL, via the exons GTGGCCGTGAAAATCATTGACAAGACGCAGCTGAACTCATCCAGCTTACAGAAG CTCTTCCGGGAAGTGCGAATAATGAAGGTTTTGAATCATCCCAATATAG TTAAATTATTTGAAGTTATAGAGACAGAGAAGACGCTGTACCTCGTCATGGAGTATGCCAGTGGGG GTGAGGTTTTCGACTACTTAGTAGCCCACGGAAGgatgaaagagaaggaagcacgGGCAAAATTCCGACAG ATAGTGTCTGCTGTGCAGTACTGTCACCAAAAATTTATTGTACATAGAGACTTGAAG GCAGAGAATCTGCTCTTAGACGCCGACATGAACATTAAAATTGCAGACTTCGGTTTCAGCAACGAGTTCACGTTCGGCAACAAGCTTGACACGTTCTGCGGGAGCCCCCCGTACGCCGCGCCCGAGCTTTTCCAGGGCAAGAAGTACGATGGGCCCGAGGTAGACGTATGGAGCCTGGGGGTCATCCTCTACACACTGGTTAGCGGCTCGCTGCCCTTCGATGGGCAGAACCTCAAG GAGCTGCGAGAACGGGTCTTGAGGGGGAAGTACCGGATCCCCTTCTACATGTCCACAGACTGCGAAAACTTGCTGAAAAAATTCCTCATCCTTAACCCTAGCAAAAGAGGCACTTTAGAG caaATCATGAAAGACCGCTGGATGAATGTGGGGCACGAGGACGACGAACTGAAGCCTTATGTGGAGCCTCTGCCCGACTACAAGGACCCCAGGCGGACAG AGCTCATGATATCCATGGGATACACCcgcgaggagatccaggactcGCTGGTCAGCCAGAAGTATAACGAAGTCATGGCTACATATCTGCTGCTAGGATACAAAAACTCAGAG CTTGACAACGACAGCATTACCCTGAAGCCGCGGCCCCAGCCCGACCTCACCAACAGCACCGCCCCCTCCCCGTCACACAAGGTACAGCGCAGCGTCTCGGCCAACCCCAAGCAGCGGCGCTTCAGCGACCAGG TACCGACTATCCCGACATCCACTTCATACTCCAAGAAAACACAGGCAGCCAATGCAGAGAACAAGCGGCCCGAAGAAGAGCGGGACCGGAAGGCTAGCAGTACCGTCAAAGTGCCGGCCAGCCCGTTGCCGGGCCTCGAGAGGAAGAAgagcaccccctccccctccaca aacagcgTCCTGTCGACCAGCACGAACCGGAGCCGGAATTCACCGAATCTGGAGCACACCAGCTTGGGCCAAAACTCCATCCAGAACGGCAAAGATAG CACTGCGCCTCAGAGAGTCCCCGTCGCCTCCCCCTCCGCCCACAACATCAGCAGCGCCCTCCCTGAGCGCACCAACTTCCCCCGGGGAGTCTCCAGCCGTAGCACCTTCCACGCAGGGCAGCTCCGGCAGGTCCGGGACCAGCAGAACCTCCCCTACGGCATGACGCCCGCCTCGCCCTCCGGGAACAGCCAAGGCAGGAGGGGTGCCTCGGGAAGCATCTTCAGCAAGTTCACTTCTAAGTTCGTGCGCAG aaatctGTCTTTCAGGTTTGCCAGAAG GAACCTGCATGAGCCCGAAAGCAAAGACCGTGTGGAGACGCTCAG GCCCCATATGGTCGGCGGCAGCGGGGACAAAGAGCGGGACGAGAACCGGGAGGCCAAGCCGCGCTCGCTGCGCTTCACCTGGAGCATGAAGACGACCAGCTCCATGGAGCCCAACGAGATGATGAAGGAGATCCGGAAAGTGCTGGACGCTAACAACTGCCAGTGCGAGCTGCAGGAGAAGTACATGCTCCTGTGCATGCACGGAGCGCCGGGCCACGAGGCCTTCGTGCAGTGGGAGATGGAGGTGTGCAAGCTCCCACGCCTCTCGCTCAACGGCGTCCGCTTCAAGCGGATATCCGGCACCTCCATGGCCTTCAAGAACATTGCCTCAAAAATCGCCAACGAACTGAAGCTTTAA
- the MARK2 gene encoding serine/threonine-protein kinase MARK2 isoform X5, with product MLRGRTSATSADEQPHIGNYRLLKTIGKGNFAKVKLARHVLTGKEVAVKIIDKTQLNSSSLQKLFREVRIMKVLNHPNIVKLFEVIETEKTLYLVMEYASGGEVFDYLVAHGRMKEKEARAKFRQIVSAVQYCHQKFIVHRDLKAENLLLDADMNIKIADFGFSNEFTFGNKLDTFCGSPPYAAPELFQGKKYDGPEVDVWSLGVILYTLVSGSLPFDGQNLKELRERVLRGKYRIPFYMSTDCENLLKKFLILNPSKRGTLEQIMKDRWMNVGHEDDELKPYVEPLPDYKDPRRTELMISMGYTREEIQDSLVSQKYNEVMATYLLLGYKNSELDNDSITLKPRPQPDLTNSTAPSPSHKVQRSVSANPKQRRFSDQVPTIPTSTSYSKKTQAANAENKRPEEERDRKASSTVKVPASPLPGLERKKSTPSPSTNSVLSTSTNRSRNSPNLEHTSLGQNSIQNGKDSLTTPGSRASTASASAAVSSARPRQHQKSMSASVHPSKPVLPPSDNNCEVQRPSTAPQRVPVASPSAHNISSALPERTNFPRGVSSRSTFHAGQLRQVRDQQNLPYGMTPASPSGNSQGRRGASGSIFSKFTSKFVRRNLSFRFARRNLHEPESKDRVETLRPHMVGGSGDKERDENREAKPRSLRFTWSMKTTSSMEPNEMMKEIRKVLDANNCQCELQEKYMLLCMHGAPGHEAFVQWEMEVCKLPRLSLNGVRFKRISGTSMAFKNIASKIANELKL from the exons GTGGCCGTGAAAATCATTGACAAGACGCAGCTGAACTCATCCAGCTTACAGAAG CTCTTCCGGGAAGTGCGAATAATGAAGGTTTTGAATCATCCCAATATAG TTAAATTATTTGAAGTTATAGAGACAGAGAAGACGCTGTACCTCGTCATGGAGTATGCCAGTGGGG GTGAGGTTTTCGACTACTTAGTAGCCCACGGAAGgatgaaagagaaggaagcacgGGCAAAATTCCGACAG ATAGTGTCTGCTGTGCAGTACTGTCACCAAAAATTTATTGTACATAGAGACTTGAAG GCAGAGAATCTGCTCTTAGACGCCGACATGAACATTAAAATTGCAGACTTCGGTTTCAGCAACGAGTTCACGTTCGGCAACAAGCTTGACACGTTCTGCGGGAGCCCCCCGTACGCCGCGCCCGAGCTTTTCCAGGGCAAGAAGTACGATGGGCCCGAGGTAGACGTATGGAGCCTGGGGGTCATCCTCTACACACTGGTTAGCGGCTCGCTGCCCTTCGATGGGCAGAACCTCAAG GAGCTGCGAGAACGGGTCTTGAGGGGGAAGTACCGGATCCCCTTCTACATGTCCACAGACTGCGAAAACTTGCTGAAAAAATTCCTCATCCTTAACCCTAGCAAAAGAGGCACTTTAGAG caaATCATGAAAGACCGCTGGATGAATGTGGGGCACGAGGACGACGAACTGAAGCCTTATGTGGAGCCTCTGCCCGACTACAAGGACCCCAGGCGGACAG AGCTCATGATATCCATGGGATACACCcgcgaggagatccaggactcGCTGGTCAGCCAGAAGTATAACGAAGTCATGGCTACATATCTGCTGCTAGGATACAAAAACTCAGAG CTTGACAACGACAGCATTACCCTGAAGCCGCGGCCCCAGCCCGACCTCACCAACAGCACCGCCCCCTCCCCGTCACACAAGGTACAGCGCAGCGTCTCGGCCAACCCCAAGCAGCGGCGCTTCAGCGACCAGG TACCGACTATCCCGACATCCACTTCATACTCCAAGAAAACACAGGCAGCCAATGCAGAGAACAAGCGGCCCGAAGAAGAGCGGGACCGGAAGGCTAGCAGTACCGTCAAAGTGCCGGCCAGCCCGTTGCCGGGCCTCGAGAGGAAGAAgagcaccccctccccctccaca aacagcgTCCTGTCGACCAGCACGAACCGGAGCCGGAATTCACCGAATCTGGAGCACACCAGCTTGGGCCAAAACTCCATCCAGAACGGCAAAGATAG cctAACCACTCCAGGCTCCAGGGCTTCCACTGCTTCAGCCTCTGCCGCCGTGAGCTCCGCGCGCCCGCGCCAGCATCAGAAATCCATGTCTGCCTCGGTGCACCCTTCCAAGCCCGTGCTGCCCCCCTCCGACAATAACTGTGAGGTGCAGCGACCCAG CACTGCGCCTCAGAGAGTCCCCGTCGCCTCCCCCTCCGCCCACAACATCAGCAGCGCCCTCCCTGAGCGCACCAACTTCCCCCGGGGAGTCTCCAGCCGTAGCACCTTCCACGCAGGGCAGCTCCGGCAGGTCCGGGACCAGCAGAACCTCCCCTACGGCATGACGCCCGCCTCGCCCTCCGGGAACAGCCAAGGCAGGAGGGGTGCCTCGGGAAGCATCTTCAGCAAGTTCACTTCTAAGTTCGTGCGCAG aaatctGTCTTTCAGGTTTGCCAGAAG GAACCTGCATGAGCCCGAAAGCAAAGACCGTGTGGAGACGCTCAG GCCCCATATGGTCGGCGGCAGCGGGGACAAAGAGCGGGACGAGAACCGGGAGGCCAAGCCGCGCTCGCTGCGCTTCACCTGGAGCATGAAGACGACCAGCTCCATGGAGCCCAACGAGATGATGAAGGAGATCCGGAAAGTGCTGGACGCTAACAACTGCCAGTGCGAGCTGCAGGAGAAGTACATGCTCCTGTGCATGCACGGAGCGCCGGGCCACGAGGCCTTCGTGCAGTGGGAGATGGAGGTGTGCAAGCTCCCACGCCTCTCGCTCAACGGCGTCCGCTTCAAGCGGATATCCGGCACCTCCATGGCCTTCAAGAACATTGCCTCAAAAATCGCCAACGAACTGAAGCTTTAA
- the MARK2 gene encoding serine/threonine-protein kinase MARK2 isoform X2, with protein sequence MLRGRTSATSADEQPHIGNYRLLKTIGKGNFAKVKLARHVLTGKEVAVKIIDKTQLNSSSLQKLFREVRIMKVLNHPNIVKLFEVIETEKTLYLVMEYASGGEVFDYLVAHGRMKEKEARAKFRQIVSAVQYCHQKFIVHRDLKAENLLLDADMNIKIADFGFSNEFTFGNKLDTFCGSPPYAAPELFQGKKYDGPEVDVWSLGVILYTLVSGSLPFDGQNLKELRERVLRGKYRIPFYMSTDCENLLKKFLILNPSKRGTLEQIMKDRWMNVGHEDDELKPYVEPLPDYKDPRRTELMISMGYTREEIQDSLVSQKYNEVMATYLLLGYKNSELDNDSITLKPRPQPDLTNSTAPSPSHKVQRSVSANPKQRRFSDQVPTIPTSTSYSKKTQAANAENKRPEEERDRKASSTVKVPASPLPGLERKKSTPSPSTNSVLSTSTNRSRNSPNLEHTSLGQNSIQNGKDSTAPQRVPVASPSAHNISSALPERTNFPRGVSSRSTFHAGQLRQVRDQQNLPYGMTPASPSGNSQGRRGASGSIFSKFTSKFVRRNLHEPESKDRVETLRPHMVGGSGDKERDENREAKPRSLRFTWSMKTTSSMEPNEMMKEIRKVLDANNCQCELQEKYMLLCMHGAPGHEAFVQWEMEVCKLPRLSLNGVRFKRISGTSMAFKNIASKIANELKL encoded by the exons GTGGCCGTGAAAATCATTGACAAGACGCAGCTGAACTCATCCAGCTTACAGAAG CTCTTCCGGGAAGTGCGAATAATGAAGGTTTTGAATCATCCCAATATAG TTAAATTATTTGAAGTTATAGAGACAGAGAAGACGCTGTACCTCGTCATGGAGTATGCCAGTGGGG GTGAGGTTTTCGACTACTTAGTAGCCCACGGAAGgatgaaagagaaggaagcacgGGCAAAATTCCGACAG ATAGTGTCTGCTGTGCAGTACTGTCACCAAAAATTTATTGTACATAGAGACTTGAAG GCAGAGAATCTGCTCTTAGACGCCGACATGAACATTAAAATTGCAGACTTCGGTTTCAGCAACGAGTTCACGTTCGGCAACAAGCTTGACACGTTCTGCGGGAGCCCCCCGTACGCCGCGCCCGAGCTTTTCCAGGGCAAGAAGTACGATGGGCCCGAGGTAGACGTATGGAGCCTGGGGGTCATCCTCTACACACTGGTTAGCGGCTCGCTGCCCTTCGATGGGCAGAACCTCAAG GAGCTGCGAGAACGGGTCTTGAGGGGGAAGTACCGGATCCCCTTCTACATGTCCACAGACTGCGAAAACTTGCTGAAAAAATTCCTCATCCTTAACCCTAGCAAAAGAGGCACTTTAGAG caaATCATGAAAGACCGCTGGATGAATGTGGGGCACGAGGACGACGAACTGAAGCCTTATGTGGAGCCTCTGCCCGACTACAAGGACCCCAGGCGGACAG AGCTCATGATATCCATGGGATACACCcgcgaggagatccaggactcGCTGGTCAGCCAGAAGTATAACGAAGTCATGGCTACATATCTGCTGCTAGGATACAAAAACTCAGAG CTTGACAACGACAGCATTACCCTGAAGCCGCGGCCCCAGCCCGACCTCACCAACAGCACCGCCCCCTCCCCGTCACACAAGGTACAGCGCAGCGTCTCGGCCAACCCCAAGCAGCGGCGCTTCAGCGACCAGG TACCGACTATCCCGACATCCACTTCATACTCCAAGAAAACACAGGCAGCCAATGCAGAGAACAAGCGGCCCGAAGAAGAGCGGGACCGGAAGGCTAGCAGTACCGTCAAAGTGCCGGCCAGCCCGTTGCCGGGCCTCGAGAGGAAGAAgagcaccccctccccctccaca aacagcgTCCTGTCGACCAGCACGAACCGGAGCCGGAATTCACCGAATCTGGAGCACACCAGCTTGGGCCAAAACTCCATCCAGAACGGCAAAGATAG CACTGCGCCTCAGAGAGTCCCCGTCGCCTCCCCCTCCGCCCACAACATCAGCAGCGCCCTCCCTGAGCGCACCAACTTCCCCCGGGGAGTCTCCAGCCGTAGCACCTTCCACGCAGGGCAGCTCCGGCAGGTCCGGGACCAGCAGAACCTCCCCTACGGCATGACGCCCGCCTCGCCCTCCGGGAACAGCCAAGGCAGGAGGGGTGCCTCGGGAAGCATCTTCAGCAAGTTCACTTCTAAGTTCGTGCGCAG GAACCTGCATGAGCCCGAAAGCAAAGACCGTGTGGAGACGCTCAG GCCCCATATGGTCGGCGGCAGCGGGGACAAAGAGCGGGACGAGAACCGGGAGGCCAAGCCGCGCTCGCTGCGCTTCACCTGGAGCATGAAGACGACCAGCTCCATGGAGCCCAACGAGATGATGAAGGAGATCCGGAAAGTGCTGGACGCTAACAACTGCCAGTGCGAGCTGCAGGAGAAGTACATGCTCCTGTGCATGCACGGAGCGCCGGGCCACGAGGCCTTCGTGCAGTGGGAGATGGAGGTGTGCAAGCTCCCACGCCTCTCGCTCAACGGCGTCCGCTTCAAGCGGATATCCGGCACCTCCATGGCCTTCAAGAACATTGCCTCAAAAATCGCCAACGAACTGAAGCTTTAA